From a single Planctellipticum variicoloris genomic region:
- a CDS encoding complex I subunit 4 family protein yields MVSVLDHLPLILVALPLIGAVLTGVFAHFGSAPIARQLARSNAILTLALALLMAARFDDRLSEDGRAASPQMRTTVLWLADAPIDAPGGITGLDIRFSLGVDGLSLWPLVTTALIVCAVLSSRRPAAMEESTAFEVLVLCLSSGAMLLFAAQDVVPFAIGLQCVAGVFFLLIGWWGGADRRAVAMKFATYYAAGGTLILLGLAGLVISVTWIRGELDPRRTALLFDLPTLIADGQRLSTWSETTAIHWFAVAPYLFLALLAGFAILTPAFPLHPWWTSLVAEAAAPVAALAAGILLKVGLYGWLRFVAPLFPAECVAWAPWLSGLAVLGFLQLGLVALAQNDLRRFVGCAAAALVQLEVAGFWTLSSSGFAGGALLNLALGCSPAAAFLLIGALEDRYRTRDIDAFGGMAAHYPRLGLCLGAALLSLSGLPWLGGWAAFLLIVTAVASSGGPLTVLLPAMISLSWGAIWILQRTLFGRFREPLQGFQFSASWMSIAPDGRQAAWSTSETDSPSDAQVVGRLPDLGFREIAPAIMLLAVSLGLSLAPQVFVKTLKSGLTLSVSPYEVPPPRVVAPGQAGGEEE; encoded by the coding sequence TTGGTCTCAGTTCTCGACCATCTGCCGCTGATCCTCGTCGCGCTGCCCCTCATCGGAGCCGTGCTGACCGGGGTCTTCGCGCACTTTGGTTCGGCGCCAATCGCTCGCCAACTGGCCCGCTCGAACGCGATTCTGACGCTGGCGCTCGCCCTGCTGATGGCTGCCCGCTTCGACGATCGGTTGTCCGAAGACGGCCGTGCTGCGTCGCCGCAGATGCGGACGACGGTCCTCTGGCTGGCGGACGCCCCGATCGATGCGCCCGGCGGCATCACCGGCCTGGATATTCGCTTCAGCCTGGGAGTCGACGGTCTGAGCCTGTGGCCGTTGGTGACGACCGCGCTGATCGTCTGTGCCGTGCTCTCCAGCCGGCGTCCTGCCGCGATGGAGGAATCGACGGCGTTCGAGGTGCTCGTCCTCTGCCTGTCATCCGGCGCGATGCTGTTGTTTGCCGCCCAGGATGTTGTTCCGTTCGCCATCGGACTGCAGTGCGTGGCGGGCGTTTTCTTTTTGCTGATCGGCTGGTGGGGCGGTGCGGATCGACGTGCCGTTGCGATGAAGTTCGCCACGTACTATGCCGCTGGCGGCACGCTGATTCTGCTGGGCCTGGCGGGACTGGTGATCTCCGTGACCTGGATTCGGGGCGAACTCGATCCCCGCCGGACGGCGCTGCTGTTCGATCTGCCGACGCTCATTGCGGATGGCCAGCGGCTTTCGACGTGGAGCGAAACCACGGCGATTCACTGGTTTGCCGTCGCCCCGTACCTGTTTCTGGCGCTGCTGGCCGGGTTCGCGATCCTGACGCCCGCGTTTCCACTGCATCCCTGGTGGACATCGCTGGTCGCTGAGGCCGCCGCACCGGTCGCTGCACTCGCCGCCGGGATTCTGCTGAAGGTCGGACTCTATGGATGGCTCCGTTTCGTGGCTCCGCTGTTCCCCGCTGAGTGTGTCGCCTGGGCGCCATGGCTCAGCGGACTGGCCGTGCTGGGATTTCTGCAGCTTGGACTGGTGGCCCTGGCACAGAACGATCTCCGCCGGTTTGTCGGCTGCGCGGCGGCGGCGCTCGTGCAGCTCGAAGTTGCAGGTTTCTGGACGCTGTCCAGCAGCGGCTTTGCCGGCGGAGCCCTGCTCAACCTGGCTCTCGGTTGCAGTCCGGCCGCGGCATTCCTGCTGATCGGCGCGCTCGAAGATCGCTACCGCACGCGCGACATCGACGCGTTTGGCGGTATGGCGGCCCACTATCCACGACTCGGACTCTGCCTCGGCGCCGCGCTGCTCAGCCTGTCCGGACTTCCCTGGCTTGGCGGCTGGGCCGCGTTCCTGTTGATCGTGACTGCCGTCGCCAGCTCGGGCGGACCGCTGACTGTCCTCCTGCCCGCGATGATTAGTCTTTCCTGGGGAGCGATCTGGATCCTCCAGCGGACGCTGTTCGGTCGCTTCCGCGAACCGCTCCAGGGGTTCCAGTTCTCGGCGTCTTGGATGTCGATTGCTCCCGACGGACGGCAGGCCGCCTGGTCCACGTCCGAAACCGATTCGCCCTCGGATGCGCAGGTCGTCGGCCGGCTGCCGGATCTCGGCTTTCGCGAGATCGCCCCCGCGATCATGCTGCTGGCAGTGTCTCTGGGCCTCTCGCTGGCCCCGCAAGTTTTTGTGAAAACCCTCAAATCCGGCCTGACGTTGTCCGTCTCGCCGTATGAAGTGCCGCCGCCACGAGTTGTCGCTCCTGGCCAGGCCGGGGGGGAGGAGGAATGA
- a CDS encoding class I mannose-6-phosphate isomerase, with protein sequence MASVKSLASAALSEGKGVLRLSPTWVPRSFLQPGRRLKLHPHDYYALGTHRGGIDERWFASTTEAANEGRSHDEGLSYCVAGGEKFLLRDAVAELGAEMVGDHIWGKYKKWPVYSKFFDNMGPIPHHMHQNAEQAKLVGQEGKPESYYFPPQLNNVGNNFPYTFMGLEPGTTKDQVVECLNRWNDGDNRILDLSKAYRLQVGTGWLIPPCILHAPGSLLTYEPQWGSDVFGMYQSMVEGRAVPRSLLVKDFPKEKHDDNQYLVDALDWEGNVNPNFKDSHYLEPIVASGSDKDGYVDRWIVYGRIKSEQLFTAKELTVNPGAKVTIKDGGAYGWITVQGEGRVNGLKLQTPAMIRFGQMTEDEVFVTAKAAADGVVFENTGSEPLVGLRYFGPEAQPGAPAVGTYKS encoded by the coding sequence ATGGCCAGTGTGAAGTCCCTGGCGTCTGCCGCATTGTCCGAGGGCAAAGGCGTGCTGCGCCTGTCGCCGACCTGGGTGCCCCGTTCGTTCCTGCAGCCTGGCCGCCGGCTGAAACTGCACCCGCACGATTACTACGCACTCGGCACGCACCGCGGCGGCATTGACGAACGCTGGTTCGCCTCGACGACCGAGGCCGCCAACGAAGGCCGCAGCCACGACGAAGGTCTGAGCTACTGCGTTGCCGGCGGCGAGAAGTTCCTGCTGCGCGACGCCGTCGCCGAGCTGGGCGCGGAGATGGTCGGCGACCATATCTGGGGCAAGTACAAGAAGTGGCCCGTTTACTCGAAGTTCTTCGACAACATGGGGCCGATTCCGCACCACATGCACCAGAACGCCGAGCAGGCCAAGCTGGTGGGGCAGGAAGGCAAGCCCGAGAGCTATTACTTCCCGCCGCAGCTCAACAACGTGGGAAACAATTTTCCTTACACGTTCATGGGACTGGAGCCCGGGACGACGAAGGATCAGGTTGTCGAGTGTCTCAATCGCTGGAACGACGGCGACAACCGCATTCTCGATCTGTCGAAAGCCTACCGCCTGCAGGTCGGCACCGGCTGGCTGATTCCGCCGTGCATTCTGCACGCTCCCGGTTCGCTGCTGACCTACGAACCGCAGTGGGGCAGCGACGTGTTCGGCATGTACCAGTCGATGGTCGAAGGCCGGGCGGTCCCCCGCTCGCTGCTGGTCAAGGACTTCCCCAAAGAGAAGCACGACGACAATCAGTACCTGGTCGACGCGCTCGACTGGGAAGGGAACGTCAATCCAAACTTCAAGGACAGCCACTACCTGGAGCCGATCGTGGCTTCGGGGAGCGACAAGGACGGTTACGTCGATCGCTGGATCGTCTATGGCCGGATCAAGAGCGAGCAGCTCTTCACCGCCAAGGAACTGACGGTCAATCCGGGCGCGAAGGTGACGATCAAGGACGGCGGCGCTTACGGCTGGATCACGGTCCAGGGCGAAGGCCGCGTCAACGGTCTGAAGCTGCAGACGCCGGCGATGATCCGCTTCGGCCAGATGACCGAAGACGAAGTCTTCGTCACCGCCAAGGCGGCGGCGGACGGCGTGGTCTTCGAGAACACCGGCAGCGAACCGCTGGTCGGCCTGCGGTACTTCGGGCCGGAAGCGCAGCCGGGAGCTCCGGCAGTAGGGACTTACAAGAGTTAG
- a CDS encoding Uma2 family endonuclease, protein MVTASTRATLEDFLRAEAEAAEDAELALIDGEIVDLRSGKKARGPRQSRVVARLCYLLWTWLEHRPELVGGVDASETRCRLSRAPERVVNLDCGVWIGEKFIVPPNDPPLYDSPPRLAVEVLLPSDKYGDLTRKLQYLLDAKVPVVWYIDPDCETVRIYSPDAPPVMYNSRQTIPEDPALPGLTLAVADIFPSKTTRKSA, encoded by the coding sequence ATGGTGACGGCTTCGACCCGCGCGACGTTGGAAGATTTTCTCCGTGCCGAAGCGGAGGCGGCAGAGGATGCTGAGCTTGCTTTGATCGACGGGGAGATCGTTGATCTGCGTTCCGGAAAGAAAGCACGCGGCCCTCGTCAGAGCCGGGTGGTCGCACGCCTGTGCTACCTGCTGTGGACCTGGCTGGAACATCGCCCTGAACTGGTGGGAGGCGTTGACGCTTCGGAAACTCGTTGCCGACTCTCGCGCGCCCCAGAGAGAGTTGTGAACCTCGATTGTGGCGTGTGGATTGGCGAGAAGTTCATCGTCCCCCCGAATGACCCTCCACTTTACGATTCTCCGCCGCGGCTCGCCGTCGAAGTCCTTCTGCCCTCGGATAAATACGGCGACTTGACGAGGAAACTTCAGTACCTTCTGGACGCAAAAGTGCCCGTCGTCTGGTACATTGATCCCGATTGTGAAACGGTTCGGATCTATAGTCCCGACGCACCGCCCGTCATGTACAATTCCCGGCAGACGATTCCCGAAGACCCCGCCCTCCCGGGTCTGACCCTGGCCGTCGCTGACATTTTCCCATCAAAGACCACTCGCAAATCCGCCTGA
- a CDS encoding sugar phosphate isomerase/epimerase family protein, which yields MTTPQHALPRLHNAMWPGLVGKEPGTDHPPISLDHMLKLTAAASVNGRKFEGVDLFLFHPHTDPDASEADLRAMADKIASYGLAVGSLVAPVWPGTVGDSAMGGPDARQKFVLAVDKACRIAKILNEHGVRKSGIIRIDAADGPAHWRDDPKGNTAKIAETFREAAKVAQGYGERLAAEGEICWAGMHSWKDMVDLLEAVDMPSTVGFQADLAHTYLYLMGYNAEEHALLKAGYTDAEFWAAYEKMTDALRPWTIDFHVAQNDGSVHGTGSHDKTGRHCPADDPNGKLNIVACSRYWLKGGAERGIKHICWDGCMFPNAMLENPQTWNTILDVMLKVRDAAGWEA from the coding sequence ATGACGACGCCTCAACACGCGCTGCCCCGTCTGCACAACGCTATGTGGCCCGGACTTGTTGGCAAGGAGCCCGGCACAGACCATCCGCCAATCAGCCTCGACCACATGCTGAAGCTGACAGCCGCCGCCAGCGTCAACGGCCGCAAGTTTGAGGGCGTCGACCTGTTCCTGTTCCATCCGCATACCGATCCCGACGCCAGCGAAGCCGATCTGCGGGCGATGGCGGACAAGATCGCCAGCTACGGGCTGGCCGTCGGTTCGCTGGTGGCGCCGGTCTGGCCGGGCACCGTCGGCGATTCCGCGATGGGTGGCCCGGACGCCCGTCAGAAGTTCGTGCTGGCGGTCGATAAGGCCTGCCGCATCGCCAAGATTTTGAACGAGCACGGCGTGCGGAAGTCTGGCATCATCCGTATCGACGCCGCCGACGGTCCCGCTCACTGGCGCGATGATCCCAAGGGGAACACCGCGAAGATCGCGGAGACCTTCCGTGAAGCGGCCAAGGTCGCCCAGGGCTATGGCGAGCGGCTGGCTGCCGAAGGCGAGATCTGCTGGGCCGGCATGCATTCCTGGAAGGACATGGTCGACCTGCTGGAAGCGGTGGATATGCCATCGACCGTCGGTTTCCAGGCCGATCTGGCCCATACCTATCTGTATCTGATGGGCTACAACGCCGAAGAGCATGCACTGCTCAAGGCCGGCTACACGGACGCCGAGTTCTGGGCCGCCTACGAGAAAATGACCGACGCGCTCCGGCCGTGGACCATCGACTTCCACGTCGCTCAGAACGACGGGTCGGTCCACGGCACCGGCAGCCACGACAAGACCGGCCGGCACTGCCCCGCCGACGATCCGAACGGCAAGCTGAATATCGTAGCCTGCTCGCGGTACTGGCTGAAGGGGGGCGCCGAGCGCGGAATCAAGCACATCTGCTGGGACGGCTGCATGTTCCCCAACGCGATGCTGGAGAATCCGCAGACGTGGAACACGATTCTGGACGTCATGCTGAAGGTTCGCGACGCTGCGGGCTGGGAAGCGTAG
- a CDS encoding Gfo/Idh/MocA family protein — translation MAKPLRIGLVGYGFMGRTHSNAYRRVPNFFDLEYTPVLQAVCARDAAKVQTFANTWGYESVETDWRKLVERKDIDAVDICTPNNLHKEIALAAAANGKMILCEKPLAMNVAEGEEMCQAVEKAKVLNTVWYNYRRVPAVTFAKQLIDEGKLGRIFHYRANFLQDWTISADLPQGGNALWRLDAAAAGSGVTGDLLAHCIDTALWLNGGITTVNAMTETFIKERTHTLTGKVEKVSIDDACAFLCRFGNGSLGLFESTRYARGHKALYTFEINGEHASIKWDLHDLHRLQYFDHRDQGSLRGWRSIHVTDSDHPYMSHWWVPGLQIGYEHTFVHQVADFLQGVAKGESIGPTFRDSLETQKVCDAVLNSARDGAWQTID, via the coding sequence ATGGCCAAGCCGCTTCGTATCGGTCTCGTCGGTTACGGTTTCATGGGGCGGACGCACTCGAACGCCTATCGCCGGGTGCCGAATTTCTTCGACCTCGAATACACCCCTGTTCTGCAGGCGGTCTGCGCCCGCGACGCCGCCAAGGTGCAGACGTTTGCGAATACCTGGGGTTACGAATCGGTCGAGACCGACTGGCGGAAGCTGGTCGAGCGGAAGGATATCGACGCCGTCGACATCTGCACGCCGAACAATCTCCACAAGGAAATCGCCCTCGCCGCGGCGGCCAACGGCAAAATGATCCTCTGCGAAAAGCCGCTGGCGATGAACGTCGCCGAAGGCGAGGAAATGTGTCAGGCGGTCGAGAAGGCCAAAGTCCTCAATACCGTCTGGTACAACTACCGGCGGGTGCCCGCCGTGACGTTCGCCAAGCAGTTGATTGATGAAGGCAAGCTCGGGCGAATCTTCCACTACCGCGCCAATTTTCTGCAAGACTGGACGATTTCCGCCGATCTGCCTCAAGGGGGGAATGCCCTCTGGCGGCTGGACGCGGCGGCCGCCGGCTCGGGGGTGACGGGCGACCTGCTGGCGCACTGCATCGATACCGCCCTCTGGCTCAACGGCGGGATCACCACCGTCAACGCCATGACGGAAACCTTTATCAAAGAGCGGACGCACACGCTCACGGGTAAGGTCGAAAAGGTCAGCATCGACGATGCCTGCGCTTTCCTCTGCCGGTTCGGCAACGGCTCGCTCGGGCTGTTCGAATCGACCCGCTACGCCCGCGGCCATAAGGCTCTCTACACGTTCGAGATCAACGGCGAGCACGCCTCGATCAAGTGGGATCTCCACGACCTGCACCGGCTGCAGTACTTCGATCACCGCGACCAAGGCTCGCTCCGCGGCTGGCGGTCGATCCACGTCACCGACAGCGACCACCCCTACATGAGCCACTGGTGGGTGCCCGGCCTGCAGATCGGCTACGAACACACGTTCGTGCATCAGGTCGCCGACTTCCTGCAGGGCGTGGCGAAGGGCGAGTCGATCGGCCCGACCTTCCGCGATTCGCTGGAGACTCAGAAAGTCTGCGACGCAGTCCTCAACAGCGCGCGCGACGGCGCGTGGCAGACGATCGATTGA
- a CDS encoding Uma2 family endonuclease — protein sequence MASVISEHPPVLPSDDSLYEIVDGQIVEKNVGGFASWLALRLLLSLQRHIDTHPVGTLAIETVLVLDAANGLHRRPDVAFFSAETWPLNGPPPLTGDWAVVRDLAVEVLSPNDLYQNVARKLREYFH from the coding sequence GTGGCATCCGTCATTTCCGAGCATCCGCCGGTCCTTCCTTCCGACGACTCGTTGTATGAGATCGTCGATGGCCAGATCGTGGAGAAAAACGTGGGAGGATTCGCATCCTGGCTCGCGCTCCGGCTGCTGTTGTCATTACAGCGTCACATCGACACGCATCCGGTCGGGACGCTGGCGATCGAAACCGTCCTGGTGTTGGACGCTGCAAATGGACTTCACAGGAGACCCGACGTCGCGTTTTTCTCGGCGGAAACGTGGCCATTGAACGGCCCTCCGCCCCTGACCGGCGACTGGGCGGTCGTCCGCGATCTCGCCGTCGAAGTCCTCAGCCCGAACGATCTCTATCAGAACGTCGCCCGCAAGCTCCGCGAATACTTTCACTAG
- a CDS encoding GreA/GreB family elongation factor, with protein sequence MERQPISREGYDRLMEELRRMEQEEMPRITQAIADARAEGDLRENAEYHGQREAQGMLLAKINSLKTKLADCYIVDRANMPKGVVAFGTRVTVKDLDGGDEEQYEFVGPGEEDYTTDVMKILTSSPLAQAMMNKKVGETVEVDVPRGTMRYKVLAIDDAE encoded by the coding sequence ATGGAACGACAGCCGATTTCGCGGGAAGGCTACGACCGGCTCATGGAAGAGTTGCGTCGTATGGAGCAGGAAGAGATGCCGCGCATCACGCAGGCGATCGCCGACGCGCGGGCCGAGGGGGACCTCCGCGAAAATGCCGAGTACCACGGTCAGCGCGAAGCCCAGGGCATGCTCCTGGCCAAAATCAACTCCCTGAAAACGAAACTCGCGGATTGCTACATCGTCGACCGCGCGAACATGCCCAAGGGGGTCGTGGCGTTCGGCACGCGCGTGACGGTTAAAGACCTTGATGGCGGCGACGAAGAGCAGTACGAATTCGTCGGTCCGGGCGAAGAAGACTACACGACCGACGTCATGAAAATCCTGACCTCCAGCCCGCTGGCGCAGGCCATGATGAACAAGAAGGTCGGCGAAACGGTCGAGGTCGACGTCCCCCGCGGCACAATGCGGTACAAAGTTCTGGCGATTGACGACGCGGAGTAG
- a CDS encoding TerC family protein — translation MSELLTTENLIAFLTLTSLEIVLGIDNIIFIAILAGRMEEKKRNLARQLGLMIAVISRIGLLLAIGWVMQLKEELFALFGHAVTGKDLVLMIGGLFLIGKSTVEIHHKVEGEHDSDMATGPKMSMAMMLAEVAAIDMIFSLDSVITAVGMSKSVPVMIAAILTSVAVMLWYSGFVVRFVDRHPAIKLLALSFLLLIGVLLVGEGFHYEIPKGYIYFAMAFSLTIELLQMRAEHNAHHKPKVSTGASDDGSAV, via the coding sequence ATGTCTGAACTGCTGACGACCGAGAATCTGATCGCGTTCCTCACGCTGACCAGCCTGGAAATCGTGCTGGGAATCGACAACATCATCTTCATCGCGATCCTTGCCGGTCGGATGGAAGAGAAGAAACGAAATCTGGCCCGGCAGCTCGGGCTGATGATCGCCGTGATCTCGCGAATCGGGCTGCTGCTGGCGATTGGCTGGGTGATGCAGCTCAAGGAGGAGCTGTTCGCGCTGTTCGGCCACGCGGTCACCGGCAAGGATCTGGTGCTGATGATCGGCGGCCTGTTTCTGATCGGCAAGTCGACGGTGGAGATCCATCACAAGGTCGAGGGGGAGCACGACAGCGACATGGCCACGGGGCCCAAGATGTCGATGGCGATGATGCTGGCGGAAGTGGCGGCGATCGACATGATCTTCTCGCTGGATTCCGTCATCACCGCGGTCGGCATGTCCAAGAGCGTCCCCGTCATGATCGCCGCCATCCTGACTTCGGTCGCCGTCATGCTCTGGTACTCGGGCTTCGTGGTGCGGTTCGTCGACCGGCACCCGGCGATCAAACTGCTGGCGCTGTCGTTTCTGCTGCTGATCGGCGTCCTGCTGGTCGGCGAGGGATTTCACTACGAAATCCCGAAAGGCTACATCTACTTCGCGATGGCCTTCTCGCTGACGATCGAGCTGCTGCAGATGCGCGCCGAGCACAACGCGCACCACAAGCCCAAGGTGTCGACGGGGGCCAGCGACGACGGCTCGGCCGTGTAG
- a CDS encoding NADH:flavin oxidoreductase, producing MARYFKFKSPAELIAEARSLGGDLELTEDMTPLFRPIAVGGRTVANRLCVQPMEGCDGTLDGLPGELTVRRYQRFGAGGAKLIWGEATAIADEGRMNPRQLWLHEGSASAIEQMLAECRKAHRDACGSDDGLLLGLQLTHSGRFSFRKPLIAVHDPILDPLTLDKSTGKRLDASCPLLTDDDLKRIEDQYVFAARLAAKIGCDFVDVKQCHRYLLSELLAARTRPGEYGGSLENRTRLVRNVVTRIREELPHLTIGTRMNAYDGIPYRGDGEEFVGTPCPHELPLTCAFGVDPQNHLVPDTTEPIQVVRWLRDWGVGLINISLGNPYANPHVVRPAEFPPIDGYHAPEHPLLGVLRHFQIAGMIQQAVPDVPVVGSAYTWLQDYSMQAGAANVAAGRCAFVGLGRGTLSQPDFARQLQEHGKLERKTVCRTFSYCTNLMRTKDHPLGQYPTGCPPFDKEVYGPLWKEIEAKRKAAAPSES from the coding sequence ATGGCCCGCTATTTCAAGTTCAAGTCTCCTGCGGAGCTGATTGCGGAGGCCCGTTCGCTGGGTGGCGATCTCGAACTTACGGAAGACATGACGCCGCTGTTTCGGCCGATCGCCGTCGGCGGGCGGACTGTAGCCAACCGGTTATGCGTCCAGCCGATGGAAGGGTGCGACGGAACGCTCGACGGACTTCCGGGCGAATTGACTGTCCGGCGCTACCAGCGGTTCGGGGCCGGCGGGGCCAAGCTGATCTGGGGCGAAGCCACCGCCATCGCCGACGAAGGCCGGATGAACCCCCGTCAGCTCTGGTTGCACGAAGGTTCCGCTTCCGCCATCGAGCAGATGCTCGCGGAATGTCGCAAAGCTCACCGCGACGCCTGCGGATCGGACGACGGGCTGCTCCTCGGATTGCAGCTCACGCACTCGGGCCGGTTCAGCTTTCGCAAACCCCTGATCGCCGTCCACGACCCGATCCTCGACCCGCTCACGCTCGACAAATCGACGGGCAAGCGACTGGACGCCTCCTGCCCGCTCCTCACGGACGACGACCTCAAGCGGATCGAAGACCAGTATGTTTTCGCCGCCAGGCTGGCGGCGAAGATCGGTTGCGATTTCGTCGACGTCAAACAGTGCCACCGGTATCTCCTTTCGGAGCTTCTCGCGGCGCGAACGCGACCTGGCGAGTATGGCGGCTCGCTGGAGAACCGCACCCGGCTCGTCCGGAACGTGGTAACCCGCATTCGGGAAGAGCTGCCGCACCTGACAATCGGCACGCGGATGAACGCCTACGACGGCATTCCCTATCGCGGCGACGGCGAGGAATTTGTCGGCACGCCCTGTCCGCACGAACTGCCGCTGACCTGCGCCTTCGGCGTCGATCCGCAGAACCATCTCGTTCCGGATACCACGGAGCCGATCCAGGTCGTCCGCTGGCTGCGCGACTGGGGCGTAGGCCTCATCAACATCAGCCTGGGAAATCCCTACGCCAACCCGCACGTCGTCCGACCGGCGGAGTTTCCCCCGATCGACGGCTATCATGCTCCTGAACACCCGCTGCTTGGCGTCCTGCGGCACTTTCAGATCGCCGGCATGATCCAGCAGGCCGTGCCGGACGTTCCGGTCGTGGGAAGCGCCTACACCTGGCTGCAGGATTACTCAATGCAGGCGGGTGCGGCGAACGTGGCCGCCGGCCGGTGCGCGTTCGTCGGTCTCGGACGGGGGACGCTCAGCCAGCCGGACTTCGCCCGGCAGCTCCAGGAACACGGCAAGCTGGAACGGAAGACGGTCTGCCGGACGTTTTCGTACTGCACGAACCTGATGCGGACCAAGGATCATCCGCTGGGCCAGTATCCGACCGGATGCCCGCCCTTCGATAAGGAGGTCTACGGCCCGCTGTGGAAAGAAATCGAAGCGAAGCGCAAAGCGGCTGCGCCGTCGGAATCGTGA
- a CDS encoding SAM-dependent methyltransferase, translating to MADRGAYRWEREFLKRIWIGVGGPPVRLALWDGFEVGGPQESSLGRIEFRSPAALRRLLWDASLGFGEGFSSGEIVIQGELPGVLTSVMQAMRRLERERGPSWSLRDWLVRRKGHSLAESKSSVYHHYDLGNDFYRLWLDEQLAYTCAYYEDPRFTLEQAQVAKFDHICRKLRLKAGDVVAEAGCGWGGFALHMAREYGVRVRAYNLSKEQIAFARQRAQREGLADRVEFVEDDYRSMTGKFDVFVSVGMLEHVGVDQYYTLGRLIDRVLSDGGRGLIHTIGRNVARPLDAWTTKHIFPGAEPPSLSQMLQIFEPHGFSVLDVENLRMHYAQTLRHWLQRFDARAGEVLRMFDERFVRMWRFYLAASIAAFESGYLQLFQVHFNRAECNDVPWTRADIYEHLAGPSGAASKSDGLLRSRLTAAQETPRNGY from the coding sequence ATGGCTGACCGTGGGGCGTATCGCTGGGAGCGGGAGTTTCTGAAACGGATCTGGATCGGCGTGGGCGGCCCCCCCGTCCGGCTGGCGCTGTGGGACGGGTTCGAGGTGGGGGGACCGCAGGAGTCCTCGCTCGGACGGATCGAGTTCCGCTCCCCGGCGGCCCTCCGCCGGTTGTTATGGGACGCTTCACTCGGCTTCGGCGAGGGCTTCTCGTCGGGCGAGATCGTGATTCAGGGAGAGTTGCCGGGCGTCCTGACCTCGGTGATGCAGGCCATGCGGCGGCTGGAACGGGAGCGTGGTCCGAGCTGGTCATTGCGGGATTGGCTGGTGCGCCGCAAGGGCCATTCGCTCGCGGAATCCAAGTCCAGCGTCTACCACCACTACGATCTGGGGAACGACTTCTACCGCCTCTGGCTCGACGAACAACTGGCCTACACCTGTGCGTACTACGAGGATCCGCGATTCACGCTGGAGCAGGCCCAGGTCGCCAAGTTCGACCATATCTGCCGGAAACTGCGACTGAAAGCCGGGGACGTCGTCGCCGAAGCGGGTTGCGGCTGGGGGGGATTCGCACTGCACATGGCTCGCGAGTACGGCGTCCGGGTGCGCGCCTACAACCTGTCGAAGGAGCAGATTGCCTTTGCCCGTCAACGGGCTCAGCGGGAGGGCCTCGCCGACCGGGTGGAGTTCGTCGAGGACGACTACCGGAGCATGACCGGCAAGTTCGACGTCTTTGTTTCGGTGGGAATGCTCGAACACGTCGGCGTCGACCAGTATTACACGCTGGGGCGGCTGATTGATCGCGTCCTCAGCGACGGCGGACGGGGCCTGATCCATACGATCGGCCGGAACGTCGCCCGCCCGCTGGATGCCTGGACGACGAAGCATATCTTCCCCGGCGCGGAGCCTCCCAGCCTCTCGCAGATGCTGCAGATCTTCGAACCGCACGGATTCTCGGTTCTCGACGTCGAAAACCTCCGCATGCACTATGCCCAGACCCTACGGCACTGGCTGCAGCGTTTCGACGCGCGCGCCGGCGAGGTGTTGCGGATGTTTGACGAACGCTTCGTGCGGATGTGGAGGTTCTACCTGGCGGCATCGATCGCCGCGTTCGAATCCGGCTATCTGCAGCTCTTTCAAGTCCACTTTAACCGGGCCGAGTGCAACGACGTTCCCTGGACGCGCGCCGACATTTACGAACATCTGGCAGGACCGTCGGGGGCCGCGTCAAAATCCGACGGACTTTTGCGGTCGCGGCTGACGGCCGCCCAAGAAACCCCGCGGAACGGCTACTGA